In Lapillicoccus jejuensis, the DNA window CCTGCGGGAAGGCGTCGATGCCGTCGCTGACGTGGCTGAGCTTCTGGCTCACCCGGTCCTGGAACTGGAAGTGCACCAGGGACTCGGCGATCTCGCGCCGGATGCTGTCGGCCGTCGCGCCGAGCTCGGCGGAGGAGCCCTGCAGGGCCTCGACGAAGCGTCGCAGGTCCTCGAGCACGCGCTGGACGTTCCGGTTGGCGTCGTCGACGATGGTCGTCTCGACGACGGCCGTCTCCTCGGCCATGGCCAGCGCCCCGCTGATCGCCTCGCTGACCTGGTCGACCATCTGCTCGATCCGCTGTCCCGTCGCCCCCGAGAGGTCGGCGAGCTCACGCACCTCGATGGCCACGACGCCGAAGCCGCGGCCCGCCTCCCCGACCCGCGCCGCCTCGATCGCGGCGTTGAGCGCGAGGAGGCGCGTCTGCGAGGCGATCTTCGCCACCTCGACCGTCATGGCCCGCATCTGGTCGTTGACGGCGATGAGGGCGCGCAGGCCCTCGAGCGTGCGCCTCTTCTGCTCGACGGCGCTGTTGAGGGCGGCGACGACCTCGTCGAGCGCCTCGCGGCTGCTGTGGAAGATGCTGTCGTCCCCCTCGCTGACGCTCGCGCGTGAGGCCCGCACGGAGACCTCGAGCAGCTCGGCGATGCCGGCGAACTTCGCCGTCAGCTGTGTCACCGACTCCTCGGAGTGCCGTCGCGAGTCCTCGATCTGGGCCGCCCAGACGGGCGTCACCTGCTGCCCGAACTCGCTGAGGCTGCGCAGGTAGGCCCCCACGGGCCCGGCGTCGACGACGGCGGCCTGGGGGACCCGGTGACGGCCGCGCCCGACCAGGTAGCCCGCGAGCGCTCCGACGGCGAGGGCCAGCACCGCCGCGACCACCGCGAGGGCCGTCACGACGCGCTCGCGAACTGCTGCATGACCCGGCCCACGTCGCCGAGGGCGACCTCCTGCTCGACGGCCCCCATCCCGCGGGCGGCGAGGGGCATGCCGTAGACGACGCAGCTCGCCTCGTCCTGGCCGAGCGTCCGGGCCCCGGCCTGCCGCATCTGCAGCAGCCCGCGCGCCCCGTCGTCCCCCATCCCCGTGAGGATGATGCCGAGCGCGTTCGGTCCCGCGTGGTGGGCGACCGACCCGAAGAGCACGTCGACCGACGGCCGGTGACGGTTGACCCGGGGGCCGTCGTCGATCCGGGCCCGGTACTGGGCACCGTCCCTCTCGATCCTCAGGTGCCGGCCCCCGGGGGCGACGAGGGCCCGGCCGGGGAGGACGCGGTCCCCGTCGGCGGCCTCGACCACCTCCGTCGAGCAGACGGAGTCGAGCCGCGCGGCGAAGGCCGCGGTGAACTTCTCGGGCATGTGCTGGGCGATGACGATGCCCGCGCCGATCCGGGGCAGGGCCGTGAGCACGACCTCGAGCGCCTGGGTGCCCCCGGTGGAGCAGCCGATCGCGACGACGCGCTCGGTCGTGACCTCGAGGGCCGGGGCGCCGACGCGGTCGCCCGTCCGGGCGCCCGGGGCGGCGGTGGAGCGCGGGGCGGGCCGGGATGCGTGCGACGCCAGGGCCACCGAGGCGGCCTTGACCCGGCGCATGTCGCCCGCGGCCGCCGACTTGATGGTGGCGACGAGGTCGGCCGACTCCTCCTGGAGGAAGTGCTTGAGCCCCTCCCTGGGCTTGGCCACGACGGCCATCGCGCCGGCGGCCATGGCCCGCATCGACGTCGTCGCGTTCTCCTCGGTGAGGGTGGAGCAGATGACGACCGGCGTCGGGCGCACGGCCATCAGCCGGCGCAGGAAGGTCAGGCCGTCCATGCGTGGCATCTCGAGGTCGAGGACGACGACGTCCGGCCAGTCGCGGTTCATCCTGGCCATGGCGAAGATCGGGTCGGCGACGCTCCCGACGACCTCGATGCCGGGGTCCGCGGAGAGGACGGCCGTGAGGACCTGCCGGACGACGGCCGAGTCGTCGACGATGAGCACCCGCGTACGGGTCGTCCCGGCCGTCCGGCCGCGGGTGGTGGCGGGGGTGGACCCGATCGCGGACACGTCAGACCTGCTCTCGTCGGCGGTAGACCGAGGGCGCGAAGCTCTCGAGGGTGGTCTCCAGCCCCATGAGGGTCTCGGCGTGGCTGGTCAGCAGGTAGCCGCCGGGCCGCAGCGTCGTCGCCACCCGGTCGACGACCTGGCGCTTCGTGTCGCTGCTGAAGTAGATGAGGATGTTGCGCAGGAAGACGACGTCGAACGTCCCGAGGTCCGGCAGGGGCCGGGTGAGGTTGAGCTGGCGGAAGGTGACGCGCGAGCGGAGGCCCGCGTCGAACGTGAAGAACCCCTCGTGCTCCCCGCGACCGCGCAGGCAGTAGGCCGTCCGCAGGTGCCCGGGCACGCGCTGGGCCGCCTCGATCGGGTAGAGCCCGCGCGCGGCCGTGTCGACGATGCGGTGGCTGAGGTCGGACCCGAAGACCTCCCAGAGACCGCTGGGGTCGTGCTCGGCGAGGGTGAGGGCGATCGAGTACGCCTCCTCGCCGCTCGAGCTGGCGGCGCTCCAGACCCGCAGGGGCCGCTGACCGGC includes these proteins:
- a CDS encoding methyl-accepting chemotaxis protein; the encoded protein is MTALAVVAAVLALAVGALAGYLVGRGRHRVPQAAVVDAGPVGAYLRSLSEFGQQVTPVWAAQIEDSRRHSEESVTQLTAKFAGIAELLEVSVRASRASVSEGDDSIFHSSREALDEVVAALNSAVEQKRRTLEGLRALIAVNDQMRAMTVEVAKIASQTRLLALNAAIEAARVGEAGRGFGVVAIEVRELADLSGATGQRIEQMVDQVSEAISGALAMAEETAVVETTIVDDANRNVQRVLEDLRRFVEALQGSSAELGATADSIRREIAESLVHFQFQDRVSQKLSHVSDGIDAFPQVLERAQGAGPAALEPVDVEQLLEQLRSSYTMAEEHLAHPGGTAGPAPAADDCDITFF
- a CDS encoding protein-glutamate methylesterase/protein-glutamine glutaminase: MSAIGSTPATTRGRTAGTTRTRVLIVDDSAVVRQVLTAVLSADPGIEVVGSVADPIFAMARMNRDWPDVVVLDLEMPRMDGLTFLRRLMAVRPTPVVICSTLTEENATTSMRAMAAGAMAVVAKPREGLKHFLQEESADLVATIKSAAAGDMRRVKAASVALASHASRPAPRSTAAPGARTGDRVGAPALEVTTERVVAIGCSTGGTQALEVVLTALPRIGAGIVIAQHMPEKFTAAFAARLDSVCSTEVVEAADGDRVLPGRALVAPGGRHLRIERDGAQYRARIDDGPRVNRHRPSVDVLFGSVAHHAGPNALGIILTGMGDDGARGLLQMRQAGARTLGQDEASCVVYGMPLAARGMGAVEQEVALGDVGRVMQQFASAS
- a CDS encoding CheR family methyltransferase, with product MTPAQTVHVGIQDGVSIPITPEEFAWFTTFLRGRTGIELKDGKQALVMSRLDRRLRHHSAASYKEYFALISGGRGEEARIALDLMTTNETYFFREPQHFEMLPRLLPSVAGQRPLRVWSAASSSGEEAYSIALTLAEHDPSGLWEVFGSDLSHRIVDTAARGLYPIEAAQRVPGHLRTAYCLRGRGEHEGFFTFDAGLRSRVTFRQLNLTRPLPDLGTFDVVFLRNILIYFSSDTKRQVVDRVATTLRPGGYLLTSHAETLMGLETTLESFAPSVYRRREQV